Proteins encoded within one genomic window of Gadus macrocephalus chromosome 18, ASM3116895v1:
- the LOC132446738 gene encoding carbonic anhydrase 4-like produces the protein MSLFILALCVCTATMTYASTADDWCYTGCDHTPTKWPELAGTYCGGHRQSPINIASSGAVTDPELHAFTFTNFTAQHALGMLVNNGHTVKGKVVPGHLEVSGGGLNHTYEVLQFHLHWGDTELHPGSEHMLNDHRYPMEMHIVCQKKGLNQSQALMDPTGFAVLAFFISATEEGPQKPWEDLTSYLGNITSAGSEVNVSHSLSISDLLGEVNRTKFYRYTGSLTTPGCQEAVIWTVFQEPILVHTDLIKLFPSKAHLSNLYRPIQELHGRHVYASPAATVGGQEHAWCYDSHCHFSPDLWSTLPEAFCGGKQQSPVDIDSKEVKENSSLEDFTFTHFDDKKALKYVTNTGHTVKFVLNDGVELSRGGLGHVYSALQFHFHWGDESDHPKGSEHMVDSVRYPMEMHIVHKRKDLSIEEAKATKDGLAVLGFFIEATDGGKGKNAGTESDHASGTSSTTDYWTKLTSYLPAVQTVGSNTSVTEDMSLDDLLGDVDRSSFYRYMGSLTTPTCNEAVVWTVFKQPIKIDKKLMDAFPLEMGYKQVYRPAQALGSRAVTTRSSSSFAPAPSCTATLLLLLLSLLGPLSATV, from the exons ATGTCTCTCTTCATCCTTGCACTGTGCGTGTGCACGGCCACAATGACCTATGCCTCTA CGGCTGATGACTGGTGCTACACTGGCTGTG ATCACACGCCAACAAAGTGGCCCGAATTGGCAGGGACCTACtgtgggggccacaggcagtccCCCATCAACATCGCCAGCAGCGGCGCAGTCACCGACCCAGAGCTCCACGCCTTCACCTTCACCAACTTCACCGCCCAACACGCTCTGGGCATGCTGGTCAACAACGGGCACACAG TGAAGGGCAAGGTGGTGCCGGGGCATCTGGAGGTCAGCGGCGGGGGTTTGAACCACACCTACGAGGTCCTGCAGTTCCATCTCCACTGGGGCGACACCGAGCTCCACCCCGGCTCCGAGCACATGCTGAACGACCATCGCTACCCCATGGAG ATGCACATTGTGTGCCAGAAGAAAGGTCTGAACCAAAGCCAGGCCCTGATGGACCCCACAGGCTTCGCCGTGCTCGCCTTCTTCATTAGC GCCACAGAAGAGGGCCCGCAGAAACCTTGGGAAGATCTCACATCCTACCTGGGAAACATCACCTCTGCCG GTTCCGAGGTGAACGTCAGCCACAGCCTCTCCATCAGCGACCTACTTGGCGAGGTGAACCGCACCAAGTTCTACCGCTACACGGGTTCCCTGACCACCCCCGGCTGTCAGGAGGCAGTGATCTGGACCGTCTTCCAGGAGCCCATCCTGGTGCACACTGACctg ATCAAACTCTTTCCGTCAAAGGCTCACCTGAGCAACCTCTACAGGCCGATCCAGGAGCTTCATGGACGCCACGTCTATGCCTCTCCGGCCGCTACTGTGGGTG GACAAGAACACGCGTGGTGCTACGACAGTCACTGTC ACTTCAGCCCAGACCTCTGGAGCACTCTGCCAGAGGCCTTTTGTGGAGGTAAGCAGCAGTCCCCGGTGGACATCGATTCCAAAGAGGTTAAGGAGAACTCATCGCTGGAAGACTTCACCTTCACACACTTTGACGACAAGAAGGCCTTGAAATACGTGACCAACACCGGCCACACAG TGAAGTTTGTGCTGAACGATGGCGTGGAGTTGTCCAGGGGGGGTCTCGGTCACGTCTACTCCGCCCTGCAGTTCCACTTCCACTGGGGGGATGAGTCGGACCACCCCAAGGGCTCCGAGCACATGGTCGACTCCGTCAGGTATCCCATGGAG ATGCACATTGTGCACAAGAGGAAGGATCTGAGCATTGAGGAAGCAAAGGCCACCAAGGACGGACTGGCCGTATTGGGGTTCTTCATCGAG GCCACAGATGGAGGCAAGGGGAAAAATGCTGGGACAGAAAGTGACCAT GCCTCAGGCACCTCATCCACTACCGACTACTGGACCAAGCTAACCTCTTACCTGCCGGCCGTACAGACCGTCG GCAGTAACACGAGTGTCACCGAGGACATGTCTCTGGACGACCTGCTGGGGGACGTCGACCGCTCCTCCTTCTACCGCTACATGGGCTCGCTGACCACGCCCACCTGCAACGAGGCCGTGGTCTGGACCGTCTTCAAACAGCCAATCAAGATCGACAAGAAGCtg ATGGACGCCTTCCCTCTGGAGATGGGCTACAAGCAGGTCTACCGCCCCGCTCAGGCCCTGGGCAGCAGGGCCGTTACCAcccggtcctcctcctcttttgcTCCAGCACCCAGCTGCACCGccacgctcctcctcctcctcctcagcctcctcggACCGCTGAGCGCCACCGTCTAA
- the tbx21 gene encoding T-box transcription factor TBX21, with protein MSLDVSTGNRIYMHPDSPNTGAHWMRQEVSFGKLKLTNNKGGTNNTAQMIVLQSLHKYQPRLHVVEVKEDGSEDPFLSSKTQTFVFPESQFIAVTAYQNADITQLKIDNNPFAKGFRDNYDTPYAPLDSERLTPSPLGESQQLLPGTCYPQAYLSDQYMSPPQARLYGREPLGMGQQPKDPSPGRTWYLSPQQNMAPGRLDFPSSYETDFTGNGFYKSFPLQTPAPHHPHHHHHHPALGYYPDHTFASPGVAVSGGSPGGWSAGRPSSQYLSPHSKPPPGLGWFRPVSSSSASSNSSSSTSPGGARLPPSGPALLEPLPRGPGPQEKAKEGGGGGLPGEDPWLEPHSVKSVDSADSGLFEGGGAESKKRRVSPYASSTENSPPMRGGGGGGGGGEVCEKDGAGDAGYFGFYSH; from the exons ATGTC CCTTGATGTGTCAACAGGAAACAGGATATACATGCATCCCGATTCCCCCAACACAGGAGCCCATTGGATGAGGCAGGAAGTGTCGTTTGGCAAGCTGAAGCTCACCAACAATAAGGGCGGGACTAATAACACGGCACAG ATGATCGTGCTGCAGTCACTCCACAAGTACCAGCCCCGGCTCCatgtggtggaggtgaaggaggacgGTTCAGAGGACCCCTTCCTGAGCTCCAAGACCCAGACCTTCGTGTTCCCTGAGAGCCAGTTCATCGCCGTCACGGCCTATCAGAACGCAGAt ATCACCCAGCTGAAGATAGACAACAACCCGTTCGCCAAAGGATTCCGTGACAACTACGATAC GCCCTACGCCCCCCTGGACAGCGAgcgcctcaccccctcccccctcggcgAGAGCCAGCAGCTGTTGCCCGGGACCTGCTACCCCCAGGCCTACCTCTCAGACCAGTACATGAGCCCCCCCCAGGCTCGCCTCTACGGCCGCGAGCCGCTCGGCATGGGCCAGCAGCCCAAGGACCCCTCCCCCGGCCGCACCTGGTACCTGTCCCCCCAGCAGAACATGGCCCCCGGCCGCCTGGACTTCCCCTCCTCCTACGAGACGGACTTCACCGGCAACGGCTTCTACAAGTCCTTCCCCCTGCAGACGCcggccccccaccacccccaccaccaccaccaccacccggcgCTGGGCTACTACCCCGACCACACCTTCGCCTCCCCGGGCGTGGCCGTCTCCGGGGGCTCCCCGGGGGGCTGGTCCGCCGGCCGGCCCTCCTCGCAGTACCTCAGCCCCCACAGTAAACCCCCCCCCGGCCTGGGCTGGTTCCGGCccgtgtcctcctcctccgcctcctctaactcctcctcctccacgtcgcCCGGCGGCGCCCGGCTGCCCCCCTCGGGCCCTGCCCTCCTGGAACCCCTCCCCCGGGGGCCCGGCCCTCAGGAGAAGGCCAaggaggggggcggcggggggctgCCGGGCGAGGACCCCTGGCTGGAGCCCCACTCGGTGAAGTCGGTGGACTCGGCCGACTCGGGGCTGttcgaggggggcggggccgagaGCAAGAAGAGGCGGGTCTCGCCGTACGCGTCCAGCACGGAGAACTCGCCGCCCAtgcgcggtggcggcggcggcggcggcggcggagaggTCTGCGAGAAGGACGGCGCCGGAGATGCCGGGTACTTCGGCTTCTACTCCCACTGA